The Hypanus sabinus isolate sHypSab1 unplaced genomic scaffold, sHypSab1.hap1 scaffold_47, whole genome shotgun sequence genomic interval ctcagactgtgggaaggggttcacttgCCCATCTAAACTGAAAgtacatcaacgagttcacactgggcagaggccattcacttgcacagagtgtgggaaaggattcactcagtcatcacaTCTACAAGTACAttggtcagttcacactggggagaggccgttcacctgctcagactgtgggaagggattcaaatcgtcatctcatctgaaggtacatcagcgacttcatactggggagaggccattcacctgttcagactgtgggaaaggattcactcagtcatttcatctacagagacaccagcgagttcacactgggaagaggccattcacctgctcagactgtgggaaaggattcactcagtcatctcatctacagagacatcagcgagttcacactggggagaggccattcacctgctcagactgtgggaaaggattcactcagtcatctcatctacagagacaccagcgagttcacactggggagaggccattcacctgctcagactgtgggaaaggattcactcagtcatctcatctacagagacaccagcgagttcacactggggagaggccattcacctgctcagactgtgggaaaggattcactcagtcatctcatctacagagacaccagcgagttcacactggggagaggccattcacctgctcagtctgtgggaaaggattcactcagtcatcacatctacagagacaccagcgagttcacattggggagaggccattcacctgctcagtctgtgggaaaggattcactcagtcaactcatctacagagacaccagcgagttcacactggggagaggccattcacctgctcagactgtgggaaaggattcactcagtcatctcatctacagagacaccagcgagttcacactggggagaggccattcacctgctcagactgtgggaaaggattcactcagtcatctcatctacagagacaccagcgagttcacactgggtagaggccgtGCCTGGCCAAACTTAATAAACCTCGCTGGGTGAGTACTGCGTGATATGTCCCCTGTTATATTTTAGTACTCTGAcataaacagtacacaatatgtgatcaaacaattgagctttataattccaaCTTTGACCATagtgttagtaaagaaaacaaaaataaaagaaaaagggcACGCTCTCTTCATTCGCATCTTCTCATCActccccagcaaaagaccacGAAAAACTCTCTTCCAGACACACATGTTTTGTCGTTGGACAGCCCCACACTCCAAAAACCTGTCCTCCCCAGTCATAAgagaaacattgctgctacagagaaaccattacctcagcagtgaaacattactgagaagccattacattagcagtgttacacttgtgacacactgctgagttcacactggggagacagTTTCAGGaaactgcatgctggatatttttccatcaccgttgctgaatgctATTTTGAGAGTGACTATCGgtactgaactctgcaattattgctgctgttcacctcacccagttctgcactctggtcactgggcattggaggaatttcttctgctgcatattcaTCTCTAATGTGACTGGagtttaatactgtattctggatCTGTGATAAATAAACCAGTTctgttttaaactctgtctccagAACTTATTGAACTTATAACACAACTAGTGTACaatagagagtcaactcaggcctgCTGAACCCTGCAAGTGATTCTCTTCCATGACAGTCCTTTTATATCCTCCCTTGTTGATCACCTCTTGCTCTCCCTGTGggatgggttccaaacagtcaccactctgtgggtgaagaggtttcccttgaatttcctgcagactgaagtggagttgactgcagttctgtctgagatgttctttgcCCCTCAAATCTCAGGACTGAGGAAGAAAGACATTGGTAGTTAACCTCCTTATTTAGGGCTCATTTCACCATTATGGGACATTTTCCATGCTTCTGAAGGGTTGTTGAAAACTCTACTGTACTCTAAAGACAGAAAGCAGAATGGAAAACCATTTGTTGGATGTCCAATGAAgctgggtcagaaaccagaggcaggtccgctcagggcagagtttggggctctggacgaTGGTCGGGGTcagaacgtatgatgaggagaagggaatcagcaacGAGGTGCGGCAATGAATGAAAGAGTAGCAACAtatggaagctgattgacagagaaagTCATTTATTTGTCTAACTGGTGACATAAACAATGTCTCTTGTAAGGTGCTCCACTGGTCGAGGAACACGTGTGTTTTGGGAATTGTTATATCTATTgagggagttgttcctgcttggTAATCCTgaaatattatatccagatgtttattatggattgtcctatctgaaataataatATATTCATTATCATATAAATTGTACTTTTTGACTAAAAATGTATTGGGCTTGAAATTATGGTGCCTTTATGAAGTGATGGAGGGCATTCATGAGTTTGtagtttaaagcaagattttggtgaatgatatttgccactggATTGTACCTTTTTAAGCAAtccgattgagttaaactgctgcaggatccaaggaatgtgttggattgtgtctcgtttctcttggcattttctgcacttactgctttgtttgtttgtatttcatgAAGTTTCGATTTGTTTTCGTTTTGTTACccaccttgtcctgtatttccgcaaggaatccctctgtttctgggaagaggactCCAACTCTCAGTCATGTGCTCGATGCTTTCTTGtcaccatcgagtctgctcagattgttgggatgtgtcccatggagggtcatactcatttcACTGGTTAACGTTTTCTTGCATAATGATGATTCATTattctgagttggcctctcatgtacagtggcgtgcaaaagtttgggcaccagtGGTCaatatttctgttactgtgaatagctaggcgaggaaaagatgacctgatttccaaaaagcataaggttaaagatgacacatttcttaaatattttaaacaagattacttttctttatttccatattttacagtttcaaaataacaaaaaaggaaaagggcctaaaGCAAAATTTTGGCACCCTGCATGGCAAGTAACACTTCCTTTGGCaaatatcacagcttgtaaacgctttttgTAGCCAACTAAgagactttcaattcttgtttgggggatttctgcccattcttccttgcaaaaggtgtCTGCTTCTCtaagattcttgggctgtcttgcatgtattgctcttttgaggtctatccacagattttcgatgatattTAGGTCGGAGGATTGTGACGGCCATGGAATGATGAAGTTAAAATGGAACTTTGGagttctctagatttctagcatttgcaggtcctcttgtttcccagataTTTATATGTTTCCTAAAAGAACAAGCTGGTAGTGGGTTTGTGCTGCTCAGTTGGTAAAATgtcaaataaaatcattagaaataGGTGGCATAGGGTTGGGCGGTGTAAAatctgtgggtagaattaagcAACAGCAAATGTATGaaaaaaaaccctgatgggaattgtatagagacctccaaacagtagtaagtatgtggtccacaaattacaatgggagatagaaaatgcgtgcCAAACGGGCGACGTTATAACAGCCATGGGGGATTGTCATGAaggtgattaggaaaattaggatggtgttggtctcaagaggagaaattcctagaatgcctacaagatgtttTTTTGTAGCAGCTCATGgctgagcccacttggggatcagctattctggattgggtgttgtaatgaacaggaattaatTAGGTTACTTAAGTTTAAAtaacccttaggggcaagtgatctttacatgatcaaattcaccctgacatgAGGGAAGGAGAAACTAAACTCAGATGTGGAAGAAAGAGAATTGAAGAGGCATGAGAGTGgaattggtcaaaattgatttggaaAGAACACGGGCAGGAATGAaaacagaacagcaatgactggaatttctggaagcaattcagaaggcacaggatatatacatcacaaagaggaagttGTATTCTAAAGGTAAGTTTACAAAACCGTGGCTGATTCGAGAaaccaaagacaacataaaagccaaagagaaggcatagagcaaaaattactgggaatttaagaggattggaaagcttttaaaacccatcagaatgcaactaaaataattaagaaggaaaaaatGGAATACATAGGTGCgctagccagtaatattcaaGAGTGTCGCAGAAAAGAACTACGGAGCAGTCGGACTCAGAAAGCATCTGCTTCAAAAATCTTTATTGGCACATGATACCTGGAGAGTACAGGCTCCTAAAAGTGGAGCTCCGCGGCTCTGCCCAACGGAAGATTACACTCACATTTATACCCCAAGCATACGTGACAAGAAGCCGTTAAACCTGAAGGAGGAACTCCCGCAATTCTACCGAATAGCGAAATAGCAAAAATATGTCCTTGAGCAGCTAGACATTTTACTTAAACGTTGGTTCTCAAAAAAATATGTCAGGCAAGCTGGCTCAACCGCAGACATATGAACATTCTCAGAACAAAGAAGTgcaaatacatttatttttacCTCTTGGTTGCGAGGCATATTTCAGTCACACAGAGTACATTAGTTACAGATAAATAAATGCAGACTTCGAATTCACATTTTAAAACAAATCATTAGTCCCTCAATGCCCATTCCAATGCAAGGCCTTGATATTTTCTTCCACAGTTCCCTCctttttaatcagaatcagacatactttattgatcccgagggaaattgggtttcgttatagtCACACCGTTATATATCtcgctataaataaataaataataataggtaaattattacAAGTGGAAATGTCCAGgcccagcctattggctcagggtgtctgacactccgaagtttaatggccacaggcgtgaatgacttcctatgaagctcaatgttgcatctcggtggaatgagtctctggctgaacatactcctgtacctaaccagtacattatggagtggatggaacacattgtccaaggtggcatgcaacttggacagcatcctcctttcagacaccaccgtcggagagtccagttccacccccacaacttcactggccttacgaatgagtttgttgattctgttggtgtctgctaccctcaaacggctgccccagcacacaactgcaaacatgatagcactggccaccacagactcgtagaacatcttcagcatcgtccagcagatgttaaaggacctcagtctcctcagaaagtagagacggctgtgacccttcttgtagacagcctcagtgttctttgaccagtcctgtttattgtccattcatatcttcTAAATTAACATTTCTTACCGGGGTATTTCCTCCTCCTTCTCATAAGGGGGTCAATATCCATGGGGAAATAGACTCTCCTTCCCTGGGTACACCTCTTCACCCCACCAGTGCTCCTTGCTGGCTGTGTCATTCATCATTTGAGGTACCATAGGGACACCTTCAGAGACAGACCAGGCTCTTTTCATTAATCGATAACAGCACAATCGCAATGCTTCACATACACGACACCCTAAATCACATATCATCGCCACTATAATTGTTCCATGCGTTATCCAGCTTCCCCAGCCAGAAAACCATCCCTCTATTATTTCCCACGATTTCGTTACTAGGGCAATGAGGccataaaagaggggctgtagccAGGAAAATATTCCTTCTCCTAACACTGATTTAACCCACTTAAAGAAATCCCAGCCTACTGGAGGTGCTTGAGAGTTCAGTCTGTGCATTCCATCTCGCAGCTGGGTCATATGTTCTAACACGTGGGTCATATTTTCTGAAGCATCGGGTATGTAGGTGCAACATTCTTTCCCTACTAACGCACAGACCCCTCCTTCCCAGGCTAGTGCTTCCTCTCCACTTTCCTTTTTCTTTGTACTTGCCCTTCGACGCTGTTAGATAATCAATCAATCCCACCCCCATTATGATTATTACCCCTACTTCCTTCACGTTAGTCCTCTGCTGAGTATATATTTTGTTCATAACcagtcactatgtatataaaatgaGGTGCTGGTTAGAATAGATTTATGTTCCAGTCTCCCATTAGCACTTGGTTCTTGGTTCTCAGCACCGTTCCTCCCGGGGAAGATGTCACTCGTTCAGTGTTTTATTTCGTCCTCGTCGTGGTGCAACTTGCACCTGCTGGTATGTGTTTAATCAGGTTTTTTTCCTTCATCTTAACGGCTGTACGGGTCGTCAGCAGCGCTAGGAGGTGGCTTTTCCACCCGGGAGATAAAAAATCTTTAATCATTGATCTCACATATATTCTATCTGCCGGCTTAACGCAGAATGTTACCTTCTGTTAAAGGTGCATGGGCTTGACGGACACTCTCATACAATTTCTCTGCCTCCTGACACAAGGCCTGTGCGTATTTCAGTGTCTTCTCATCACATCATATTAGCGCTACCATCTCTGGGGTCATGGGAGGTCCTGTTGTAATAGGCCGCCCCATCAAAATTTCTTGAGGGGTATGTCCTGTATTTCTGTTCTTCTGATTTTGCAGAGTGTACGTTACTAAGAGCACAGCCTCTGGCCATCCGAGACCGTTTGTCTGACAACTTTTGTCAAAGCCGCTTTTATTCCCCCGTTTGCTGCATCCACCATACCCAAGGACTGAGGCTGGTAGGGGATACGCAATTTCTTCTGGAACCCCAAGGCTTTCTTCAGTCCCTGTACTAATTTATTTGTAAAATGGGTTCCCCTGTCGCTACTTATCCCTGGGGAAATTCCAAACCtaggtatatattttttttcatcaATATGCTCACCGCAGTTCTTACATCATTCCTCCTAGTTGGATCGGCCTCCGCCCATCTGAAAAACACGTCTACTATTCGCAGTATATATTTAAACCTCCTTTCACAGGCATATGTACAGGTCAATTTGCAGGGGCGTGCCACTGTTAAGTGATGACATGCTGCATCCCTCCTCTGGCCATGTGCCAGGCGAGCCGGGGGCAAAAATAAACTATGCGGGCACAATACTCGGCCGTCTGGGTGACGCCACAGCCCGGTATTCCGGTAACGTGCAGATCGGCTCCAGGCACATTTCTCTTCCAGTGAGGCAAGATTTTGGGCTTCCTGCAACTGCTGGACGTCGATACACACAGGGAGCTCCTTCCCTCCCGATTCAACCCGAGGGGTCTGTAGCGCAGTTTGTCCCTGAAGGGCCACCTGTTTAGCTACCATGTCTGCATTTCTCTTGGAGACCTCATTCTGGGATGAGGTGTGCGCCTCGCACTTAATTATCactaaagtctgtgacaactgtaCAGCTTCTGAAGGGTTCAGTGCGAAGGAGGCGTGTTGAATCGTTTTCCCCGAGGAGGTGATGAATGCGTTATTTTCCCACAATTGTCTAAAGTCATGTGCTTCCCAAACGCATAACGTGAGTCGGAATAAACATCGGCAGCGTTTCCTTCGGCCAAAACGCAAGCGAGCTCGGGTAACGGCAGAGAGTTCCGCCGCCTGCGCTGATGATCCTGTTGTCAAGGCGGAAGGTTCTGTTACCTCGTGGGGAGTTACTACAGCATACCCTGCCAGGAACAGATCATCTCTTGGGCGGTGCAAAGAGCCATTTGTGAAAAGAATTAAATCAGGATTATCAAAAGGTTCGCTTCTCCGGTCTGGTGTGGGAGTAGTAGTCGCTTCCACTGCGAACAGAGAGTTAATGCCATCCCCATCCTGCTGTGCAGATGGTGACATAACAAAAGTTGCTGGATTAATAGCCGGAGATCTTTTGTACGTTCAGTTGCATCGAGAGAGAAGAATCAGCTCATAACCTGTCCTTCTAGCCGTGGTAAAATGCGGAGTCGCCGCTGAATTCAACAGCATTACAGCAAGAGGTACCATCACAGTACACGGGCGATCCAATGCAAAAGGAATAGAGTTTTCTACTATTGCATTAAGGTCATGGTTGGCTTTGTCCCTTTCGGGTGGCCATTCCACGATGAGGCTCTCCGTTTTCAATGTACCCCGCCCCCCAGACAAGTTGTTGCTTAACTTcgacagaagcacaattgaaaccatcctggccAAAAGCGCCACGGTGTGGTATGacagctgcacagccgctgagcgacaaaacctgcatcgcgtggtgaaggcggcccagcgaattgtcaggatggagctcccaggactggacaccatctattccagcagactcaggaggaaagcagtcagcataaccggagacaccacacaccccggccactccctgtttgacccgctgccgtccagcaaaaggttcaggagaCTAAAAACCAgcacaaatagactgaggaacagcttctaccccagagccgTGGCCTCCGTCACACCAgttccacagaacaatgactgaaactgtgagcacacacaaggactcaaatacttgcactaacggcactttgtgcattactgtgatattctgctgctgatgcaacttattttctgctacttaaccatttaatactgtttttatattactgtcttgtttttatctaccgctttgtttgccggagaggaagccaaacagagtttcattgtacctatgtataatgacaataaagatcattcaatgcaGCAGAATACACTACTGCATCCCTCTCCCGGTATTCGGGAATCCACTGTCGACAGTGCCCTACTATGCCCAGGAAAGAAAGAACGtcattttttattttgttttgggGACCGGGATCTTCTTTATTGCTTTTATTCGATACCTTCCCAAACTTTGCCAAACTTCACTGAGCAAGAACCCAAGGTATTGGAAAGACTTTTGGCAAATCTGCATTTTCTCCACAGCCACCCTGTGACCTCTTCTCGCCAAAAGTTCAAGGAGTGTTAAATAATCTGTCAGACATTGTGGCCCTGTAGCAGAAGCTATCAGGATGTCGTCGGCATACTGAATCAGCGTGGAATATTCAGACAGCTTCCATTCGGCAAAATCATTTTTAACTGTTGCAGCATAATCTCTGGGGCTTTCGGTAAATCCCTGGGGCAGACGTGTCCACGTATATTGCTCATTCTTATAGGAAAGGCAAATAAATGCTGGCTATCCTCGTGCAAATGTATGTATAAAAATGCTGAGCCCCGATCAACTAAAGGTATTGACGTAAGC includes:
- the LOC132389074 gene encoding gastrula zinc finger protein XlCGF26.1-like, whose amino-acid sequence is MDHQLVHTGERPFTCWDCRKGFTCSSKLNVHQRVHTGERPFTCSDCGKGFTRSSDLLTHQSVHTGEWPSTCSDSGKGFSHSSTLQRHKRVHTGERPFTCSDCGKGFTRSPDLLAHQSVHTGEWPFTCLDCGKGFTRSSKLKEHQRVHNGDRQFTCSDCRKGFTRSSKLKEHQRVHNGERPFTCSDCGKGFIQSSHLLVHQLVHTGEQPFTCSDCGKGFTCPSKLKVHQRVHTGQRPFTCTECGKGFTQSSHLQVHWSVHTGERPFTCSDCGKGFKSSSHLKVHQRLHTGERPFTCSDCGKGFTQSFHLQRHQRVHTGKRPFTCSDCGKGFTQSSHLQRHQRVHTGERPFTCSDCGKGFTQSSHLQRHQRVHTGERPFTCSDCGKGFTQSSHLQRHQRVHTGERPFTCSDCGKGFTQSSHLQRHQRVHTGERPFTCSVCGKGFTQSSHLQRHQRVHIGERPFTCSVCGKGFTQSTHLQRHQRVHTGERPFTCSDCGKGFTQSSHLQRHQRVHTGERPFTCSDCGKGFTQSSHLQRHQRVHTG